One window of the Rhodothermales bacterium genome contains the following:
- a CDS encoding PorV/PorQ family protein, with protein sequence MRQLRVHLFLIILAMGTGLAPSGTATGQSRVGTTAAPFLTLGTGARGAALGHAYTSIATGPDALFWNPGGAARPYLGQHRGGIFFTNHQWVAGIDYNAVALTVPVTRTGVLGLSIASVDYGDMDVRTVSQPEGTGETFSAGDLSIGLSYAMPLTPSFYFGGTSKYIRQSIRDMRAQTMAFDVGFVLVTDYLNGLQVSASIMNFGGKMQMQGINAELNVDLDPRNAGSSESIPARIKMDQWDLPLAFKFGVALPVIKAGGVELVLLGDANQTNDNNLNADLGGQFQYATRMMTFNARAGYRDAFLDNVDSHVSYGAGLDLQLSGIRFGFDFAYIPFDLLQDTRMIDFRVYF encoded by the coding sequence ATGCGACAACTCCGGGTCCATCTCTTCCTGATCATCCTGGCCATGGGCACTGGCCTGGCGCCGTCCGGTACCGCAACCGGCCAGAGCCGGGTCGGCACCACGGCTGCACCGTTCCTTACGCTCGGAACGGGGGCGCGCGGCGCCGCCCTGGGGCATGCGTATACCTCGATTGCAACCGGACCCGATGCCTTGTTCTGGAACCCTGGCGGCGCCGCGCGCCCCTATCTGGGACAGCACCGGGGTGGAATCTTCTTCACGAACCACCAGTGGGTAGCCGGCATTGACTACAACGCCGTCGCCCTCACCGTCCCGGTGACCCGTACCGGCGTGTTGGGTCTGAGCATTGCATCGGTCGATTACGGGGACATGGATGTCCGCACGGTGTCGCAGCCGGAAGGGACCGGCGAGACGTTCTCGGCCGGCGACCTGAGCATCGGCCTGTCGTATGCCATGCCGTTGACGCCGTCCTTCTATTTCGGTGGCACGTCCAAGTACATCCGCCAGTCCATTCGCGACATGCGGGCGCAGACCATGGCCTTCGACGTCGGCTTTGTCCTGGTCACGGACTACCTGAACGGCCTCCAGGTGTCGGCTTCCATCATGAACTTCGGCGGGAAGATGCAGATGCAGGGCATAAACGCCGAGCTGAACGTGGATCTGGACCCCCGCAACGCGGGCAGTTCGGAGAGCATACCGGCCCGCATAAAGATGGACCAGTGGGATCTGCCGCTGGCCTTCAAATTCGGTGTGGCGCTCCCGGTCATCAAGGCCGGAGGCGTGGAGCTCGTATTGCTGGGGGATGCGAACCAGACCAACGACAACAACCTGAATGCCGATCTGGGGGGGCAATTCCAGTATGCCACCCGGATGATGACCTTCAACGCGCGGGCCGGATACCGGGATGCCTTCCTGGACAATGTGGATTCGCACGTGTCGTACGGAGCCGGCCTGGACCTGCAACTCTCCGGTATTCGATTCGGATTTGATTTCGCGTACATTCCCTTCGATCTCCTGCAGGATACGCGGATGATCGATTTTCGGGTTTACTTCTGA